A genome region from Akkermansiaceae bacterium includes the following:
- the rplM gene encoding 50S ribosomal protein L13 — MKTFSAKPHEVDRKWYVIDAKGKVLGQVAVEAARLLRGKHKPIFTTHVDTGDFVVVINADQCVLTGNKETEKIYTRFTGYVGGKKVETPHKLRERRPVLLVERAVWGMIPKTRLGRAQFGKLKVYAGESHPHEAQQPAVHEIR, encoded by the coding sequence ATGAAGACATTTTCCGCAAAGCCGCACGAAGTTGACCGCAAATGGTATGTGATCGACGCCAAAGGCAAAGTCCTCGGCCAGGTAGCCGTCGAAGCCGCGCGTTTGCTCCGTGGCAAGCACAAGCCGATTTTCACCACCCACGTTGACACCGGCGACTTCGTCGTGGTGATCAACGCGGATCAATGCGTACTGACCGGCAACAAGGAAACCGAGAAGATCTACACCCGCTTCACCGGCTACGTCGGCGGCAAGAAGGTGGAGACCCCGCACAAGCTGCGTGAGCGCCGCCCGGTGCTCCTGGTTGAACGTGCTGTCTGGGGCATGATCCCCAAGACCCGCCTTGGCCGCGCCCAGTTCGGCAAACTCAAGGTCTATGCCGGCGAGAGCCATCCTCACGAGGCCCAGCAACCGGCCGTCCACGAGATCCGCTAA
- the rpsI gene encoding 30S ribosomal protein S9 yields MPATETKSATGRRKTAVAHVRLSEGTGEITINGISFEEYLPTIDLQNTVIAPFQAVNLVNKFDANVVVKGGGKHAQATAIRHAISRSLTLVDPEHRKLIKPEGFLTRDPRMKERKKSGQPGARARFQFSKR; encoded by the coding sequence ATGCCAGCCACCGAAACCAAGAGCGCAACCGGGCGCCGCAAGACCGCAGTCGCACACGTGCGCCTCTCCGAGGGAACCGGGGAGATCACCATCAACGGGATCTCTTTCGAGGAATACCTGCCGACCATCGACCTCCAGAACACCGTCATCGCGCCCTTCCAGGCCGTCAACCTGGTCAACAAGTTCGACGCAAACGTGGTCGTCAAGGGCGGCGGCAAGCATGCCCAGGCCACCGCCATCCGACATGCAATCTCCCGCTCGCTGACCTTGGTCGATCCCGAGCACCGCAAGCTCATCAAGCCGGAAGGTTTCCTCACCCGGGATCCTCGCATGAAGGAGCGCAAGAAATCCGGCCAGCCAGGCGCCCGCGCCCGCTTCCAGTTCTCCAAGCGTTGA